In the Oncorhynchus keta strain PuntledgeMale-10-30-2019 chromosome 29, Oket_V2, whole genome shotgun sequence genome, one interval contains:
- the LOC118362060 gene encoding membrane progestin receptor beta-like: MYNHVHLLLCYPIFWAKHASHQTQYDNTVTNLLSFPLQTDPLTSPQTSSQVPHSPYPLIPSAPNSTMPSISVSLSLKPMSSLSSFLSSLSSLPHTVRDTEVPLLFREPYILSGYRPVGHSWSFYFLSLFQIHNETINVWSHLLAGVCVALRFSVFAVMCGGGLVGLTLNGPDGLGLYLDLACLPLVYYVLSLLTYLCCSATAHLLQSHSELAHYALFFLDYVGVAVYQYGCALALYFYSSDPAWRRSRVGEVFLPAAALLAWLSCACCCFAKLSYRHPYPLHRKLCQVVPTGLAYLLDSSPVAHRLVSRTWGDDPAMTLHAIQVLLFLLAAFFFSCPMPERFFPGHCDIIGHGHQLFHFLLSLCTLTQQEAVFEDFLSRRASLTREYGECHLLVAAVSFPALVFCSVLTAVVMKRLVERRLRKEDSWGEEVERG; encoded by the exons ATGTACAATCATGTACACCTCTTATTGTGTTATCCAATTTTTTGGGCAAAGCATGCATCTCATCAAACTCAGTATGACAACACAGTTACCAACCTGCTGTCCTTCCCTCTACAGACAGaccccctcacctcacctcaaaCCTCCTCACAGGTGCCCCATTCTCCTTACCCCCTCATTCCCTCTGCCCCCAATTCCACCATGCCCAgtatatctgtctccctctccctaaaaCCCATGagttccctctcctccttcctctcctctctgtcttctcttcccCACACCGTCAGAGACACTGAGGTCCCCCTTCTCTTCCGTGAGCCCTACATCCTGTCTGGCTACCGGCCCGTGGGCCATTCCTGGAGCTTCTACTTCCTCAGCCTCTTCCAGATACACAATGAGACAATCAACGTGTGGAGTCACTTGCTGGCCGGAGTCTGCGTTGCCCTGAGGTTCTCTGTGTTTGCTGTGATGTGTGGAGGG GGTCTCGTGGGCCTGACCCTGAATGGACCAGACGGGCTGGGTCTTTACCTGGACCTGGCCTGTCTACCGCTGGTCTACTACGTCCTGTCTCTTCTGACCTACTTGTGCTGCAGCGCTACAGCCCACCTGCTCCAGTCCCACTCCGAGCTGGCCCACTATGCCCTATTCTTCCTGGACTATGTGGGAGTGGCTGTGTACCAGTATGGCTGTGCCCTGGCTCTATACTTCTACAGCTCTGATCCCGCATGGAGACGCAGTCGAGTAGGAGAG GTGTTCCTCCCTGCAGCAGCTCTCCTGGCTTGGTTGTCCTGTGCCTGCTGCTGCTTTGCCAAACTCAGTTACCGCCACCCGTACCCACTCCATCGTAAGCTGTGCCAGGTCGTGCCAACCGGTCTGGCGTACCTGCTAGACAGCAGTCCTGTGGCACATAGACTGGTCAGCAGGACCTGGGGAGACGACCCTGCTATGACCCTACACGCAATACAg GTGTTGCTGTTCCTCCTGGCAGCGTTCTTCTTCTCCTGTCCCATGCCTGAACGTTTCTTTCCTGGGCACTGTGACATCATCGGCCACGGGCACCAGCTCTtccacttcctcctctccctctgcacGCTGACCCAACAGGAAGCTGTGTTTGAGGACTTTCTGTCCCGGCGGGCGTCCCTGACGAGGGAGTACGGGGAGTGCCACCTACTGGTGGCAGCCGTGTCATTTCCTGCCCTGGTGTTCTGTAGCGTGCTGACAGCTGTGGTCATGAAGAGATTGgtggagaggaggctgaggaagGAGGACAGTtggggggaggaggtagagagaggatag
- the LOC118362679 gene encoding interleukin-17A-like translates to MELKSNVSKYLVVCCVSMLLGLTMAKGMKVTKERCNETLIIPSDFYKIPTEESEGNGNIHTRSLSPWTWKSTTVENRIPQTMWEAECSSMYCVYPTNSSQYMRYGQNSVPIYQQVVVLYTSATRKCYSASFLSVAVGCTCAWARTT, encoded by the exons ATGGAGCTCAAAAGCAACGTGTCGAAGTACCTG GTTGTGTGCTGTGTGTCTATGCTGCTGGGACTGACCATGGCGAAAGGAATGAAGGTGACAAAGGAGAGGTGTAACGAAACACTGATCATCCCTTCAGACTTCTACAAGATTCCCACAGAGGAATCAGAGGGAAATGGGAACATTCACACACGCTCTCTGTCACCCTGGACCTGGAA AAGCACTACAGTGGAGAACCGTATTCCTCAGACCATGTGGGAGGCCGAGTGCAGCTCTATGTACTGTGTCTACCCCACCAACAGCAGCCAGTACATGCGCTACGGGCAGAACTCTGTACCTATCTACCAGCAGGTTGTGGTACTCTACACTTCAGCCACCAGGAAGTGCTACAGCGCCTCCTTCCTGTCTGTGGCTGTGGGGTGCACCTGTGCCTGGGCAAGGACTACTTGA